The genomic stretch GCGTGGGGATGTCAAAGCGCATGCCTTCGTCGTCCACCGGCAGCGGCACGGTGCGCACGCCCGCAGCGGTGAGGACGCTGCGCACGCCCCAGTACCCGGGGTCTTCAATCCATGCGCTGTCGCCTGCGTCGCACAGCAACTGCGCGATGAGCTGGAGCGAAGGATGGATGCCGGCAGTGATGACGATCTGCTCGGGCTCGCAGCGCACGCCGCGTGCGGTACGCAAGTAATCGGCCAGCGCGGTGCGCAACGGCAGGTAGCCCGCGCCTACGGGATACGTCAGCAACGCGGGCGATGGCTTGCGCAGCAGCCGGTTGTGCAATCGCGACCAGATACGTGCCGGAAACATCCGCACTTCCGGCACGCCCGGCATGAAGGCGCCCCATTGGCGCGAGCTGGCGCCTGCATCGCGCACCAGCGCACGGCCGCGCGTGGAAAGCATCGGCGCAGACGGCGTGGCTGCCTCGGCGATCGGCGCGGCCGCTGCTGTGGCGACGGCTGCAGCCGGTGCAGGCGCGGCGTCCAGCCGGTCTGGTGCGGTATCGGCGACGAAGGTGCCGCTGCCAACGCCCGCCGAGACATAGCCTTCCACACCGAGTTGTTCATAAACGTGGATGACCGTGTTGCGTGCGATACCTAGCTCGGACGCCAACTGCCGCGATGACGGCAGGCGGGTGCCCGGCTGCAGTTCGTCGCGCAGGATGCCTTCCTGCAACACGCGGTAGAGGCGGCGATGGTCGGGCTCGCCGCCGGGGTCGGCACGGTCAAAACGGCGCTGCAGGTAGTCGACCAGCATGCTGGCGCGGTGCGTGGGTGAATGGTCGGCCATGGTGCGCGATGGAGCCAAAGTGGTTCCAAAAGAAAATCTTGATTGGGTCTTATTGTACAGAGCCAATGAGGCCACACTGGCCCGCATCGCCTCTTTCTTGACCCAACGCACACGACCGCCATGAACGCCCGAGACCCGCAACAGAATGCCCAATGGAATGCCCGCCGCCTGGCCGCTACGCCGCGCGGCGTCGGCGTGATGACCGATCGCTACGCCGAGCGCGCCGAGAACGCCGTGTTCTGGGACGTCGAAGGCCGCCGCTACATCGACTTCGCGGCCGGCATTGCCGTGGTCAATACGGGCCATCGCCACCCGCGTCTGGTGCAGGCCGTGCGCGAGCAGTTGGATCACTTCACGCACACCGCTTTCCAGATCGTGCCGTACGGTTCGTACGTCGAGTTGGCCGAGCGCCTGAACACGCTCACGCCCGGCACGCACGCCAAGAAGACCGCGTTCTTCACCACCGGCGCCGAGGCTGTCGAAAACGCCATCAAGATCGCACGGGCGCACACGGGCCGCCCGGGTGTGATCGCACTCACGGGCGCGTTCCACGGCCGTACGTTCATGGGCATGTCGCTGACGGGCAAGGTGGTGCCGTACAAGACGGGCTTCGGGCCGTTCCCGGGCAGCATCTACCACGTGCCGGCGCCGGTCGCGCTGCATGGCGTGAGCACGCAGGATGCGCTGGATGCCATCCAGCGTCTGTTCAAGGCGGATATCGATCCGCGCCAGGTGGCGGCCGTCATCTTCGAGCCGGTGCAGGGCGAGGGCGGCTTCTACCAGATGCCCGCCGATTTCGTGCGCGCCATCCGCGCGCTGTGCGACGAGCACGGCATCGTGATGATCGCCGACGAAGTGCAAACCGGCTTTGCCCGCACCGGCAAGCTGTTTGCCATGGAGCACACCGGCGTGCTGCCCGACATTACGACGATGGCCAAGGGCCTGGCCGGCGGCCTGCCGCTGTCCGCCGTCACAGGCCGCGCAGAGATCATGGACGCCCCTGCTCCGGGCGGACTTGGCGGCACCTACGCCGGCAACCCGCTGGCGGTGGCGTCCGCGCATGCGGTGCTCGACATCATTGCCGACGAGAAGCTCTGCGAGCGCTCTGCCGCCCTGGGCGCACGTCTGGTCGACGCACTGAACGCTGCCAAGGCCAAGCAGCCGCGCATTGCCGAAGTGCGTGGCGTGGGCGCGATGGTTGCTGTCGAATTCAACACGCCGGACGGCAAGCCCGACGCCGATTGCACCAAGCTCGTGCAGCAACGGGCGCTCGAAGCCGGCCTGCTCCTCCTGTCGTGCGGCGTATACGGCAACGTGATCCGCTTCCTGTTTCCGCTCACGATTGAAGACGCGGTGTTCGAAGAGGGCCTTGCCATCCTGCAACGCGCACTGGAGGGCTGACACCATGACCCGCACCGATTTGCCAAGCGCACCGGTTACGCCGCCGATCGCGCTGAAAGACCCCGGCCTCTGGCGCACGCAAGCGTTCGTCGCCGGCACCTGGGCCGATGCCGATGACGGTGCCACGCGCGACGTGACCGATCCCGCCACCGGCCGCACCATCGGCACCGTGCCCGGCATGGGCGCCGCCGAAACGCGCCGCGCCATCGAAGCCGCACAGGTTGCGCAACGTGCCTGGCGCAAGGTGAGCGCACGTGATCGCGCCAAGATTCTGCGCAAGCTGGCCGATCTGATGATGGAGCACCAGCAGGACCTTGCGGCCATCCTCACGGCCGAGCAAGGCAAGCCGCTGCCGGAAGCCGCCGGTGAAATCGCCTACGCCGCCTCGTTCATCGAATGGTTTGCGGAAGAAGCGCGCCGCATTTACGGCGACACGATTCCGTCGCCGCAGGGCGATCGCCGCATCGTCGTGCAGAAGGAGCCGATCGGCGTGAGCGCGGCCATCACGCCGTGGAATTTCCCCATCGCGATGATGACGCGCAAGGTCGGCCCGGCGCTGGCGGCGGGCTGCTCGATGGTGGTCAAGCCGGCGCTGGAAACGCCCTACTCGGCCCTGGCGTTTGCTGAGCTGGCGGCGCGTGCCGGCGTGCCGGCAGGCTTGCTGTCCATCGTCACGGGCGATTCGCAGGCGATTGGTGGCGAACTGACCTCCAACCCTGTCGTGCGCAAGCTCAGCTTCACGGGCTCGACAGCCGTGGGTCGTTTGCTGATGCGCCAGTGCGCCGACGACATCAAGAAGCTCTCGCTCGAACTGGGCGGCAATGCGCCGTTCATCGTGTTCGACGATGCCGACGTCGATGCAGCGGTGGAAGGCGCGATGATCGCCAAGTACCGTAACGCGGGCCAGACCTGTGTCTGTGCGAACCGCTTCTATGTGCAGCGCGGCATCTACGACACGTTTGCCGCCAAGCTGGCCGACGCCGTGCGTGCGCTGCGCGTGGGCAACGGTACGGAGCCCGGCGTGCAGCAGGGGCCGCTGATCCACATGCGCGCGATGGACAAGGTGCAACAGCATCTGGACGACGCCGTACGCCAAGGCGCCCGCGTGCTGGTGGGCGGCAAGCCGCATGCGTTGTCTGCACAGGGCGGCGCGTTTTTCGAGCCGACCGTCCTGGTCGACGCAAAGGCCGACATGCTGGTCGCGCATGAAGAAACGTTCGGCCCGCTGGCTGCGCTCATTCCCTTCGACACGGAAGACGAAGCCGTGGCCGCTGCCAACGACACCGAGTTCGGTCTCGCTGCGTATTTCTACACGCGCGATCTGGGCCGCGCGTGGCGCGTTTCGGATGCGCTCGAGTCGGGCATGGTTGGCGTCAATACGGGGCTGATCTCGACGGCCGAAGCGCCGTTTGGCGGCGTCAAGCAATCGGGGCTGGGCCGTGAAGGGTCGAAGTACGGCATCGACGAGTACCTGGAGATCAAGTACATCAACATGGCCGGCCTCTGACCGACGCATGGGCGAGGATCGGGCGCATCACGCTGCGATGATGCGTCCGCCGCCGCTTGCTCTATAATCACGTTCCTCTGGCGCGCCGATTTGACGACTGGCTTGCGGGCGCGCGGGAGTTCAGACATCCACGGATGTGGCGCTGGGCTCTCATTACAAATGCGGCTAAAGAGGTTCGGTCAGAGCGGGGTGGTGAAAGCAAGCGCCCTCCGTGCGCCACATGAGAACCCGATTGGTTGCGTGAACAGCGTTGCCGGTCGGGTTTTTTCTTTGGTGCCATGACAGACATCCAGGCTGACCCCGCGGTCACCGCACCCGATGCGGCGCAGGCCGATACCTCTTCTCCGACGGCACATCAGGGCAAACCGGCCAATGCCATCGGCTTGGTCGTGCCCGAGCGCATGCACTTTGCCGAGCCGCTGCAACTGCGCAACGGCTCGCAGATCAGCGGCTACGACCTGATGGTCGAGACCTACGGCACGCTCAATGCCGACCGTTCCAACGCCGTGCTCATCTGCCACGCGCTCAACGCTTCGCACCACGTGGCGGGCGTGCATGCCGAGGGCGAAGTCGGCTGGTGGGACAACATGGTCGGCCCCGGCAAGCCGGTCGACACGAACCACTTTTTCGTCATCGGGGTGAATAACCTGGGTTCGTGTTTCGGCTCGACCGGCCCCATGAGCCCGCATCCGGAAACGGGCCTGCCCTACGGCGCGCGCTTTCCCGTGGTGACGGTGGAAGACTGGGTGAACGCGCAGGCGCGCGTGGCGGATCGTTTCGGCATCCAGCAGTTTGCAGCGGTGATGGGCGGCAGCCTCGGCGGCATGCAGGCGCTGGCCTGGAGCCTGATGTATCCGGACCGGCTGCGGCATTGCGTGGTGGTGGCGTCCACCCCCAAGCTGTCGGCGCAGAACATCGCCTTCAACGAGGTGGCACGCAGCGCGATCCTGTCCGACCCCGATTTCCACGGCGGCGATTACTACGCGCACAACGTCAAGCCGAAGCGCGGTTTGCGCGTGGCCCGGATGATCGGCCACATCACATATCTGTCGGACGAGGACATGGCGGCGAAATTCGGCCGCGAGCTGAAGGCGGATGACATCCGTTTCTCGTTCGACGTGGAGTTCCAGGTCGAGAGCTACCTGCGCTACCAGGGCGACAAGTTTGCCGAATATTTCGATGCGAACACGTATCTGCTCATCACGCGCGCGCTCGATTACTTCGACCCCGCGCTGGCTTACGGCGGCAATCTGACCAAGGCCGTCGCGCATACCAAGGCGAGCTATCTCGTCGTCAGCTTCATGACCGACTGGCGATTCGCCCCTTCGCGCAGCCGCGAGCTGGTCAAGGCGCTGCTCGACAACAAGCACCGTGTCACTTACGGCGAGATCGACGCG from Ralstonia pickettii encodes the following:
- the pdxR gene encoding MocR-like pyridoxine biosynthesis transcription factor PdxR gives rise to the protein MLVDYLQRRFDRADPGGEPDHRRLYRVLQEGILRDELQPGTRLPSSRQLASELGIARNTVIHVYEQLGVEGYVSAGVGSGTFVADTAPDRLDAAPAPAAAVATAAAAPIAEAATPSAPMLSTRGRALVRDAGASSRQWGAFMPGVPEVRMFPARIWSRLHNRLLRKPSPALLTYPVGAGYLPLRTALADYLRTARGVRCEPEQIVITAGIHPSLQLIAQLLCDAGDSAWIEDPGYWGVRSVLTAAGVRTVPLPVDDEGMRFDIPTRGRQGSKPPRLMVVSPSHQYPLGSVMSLARRRALLATAHATDAWIVEDDYDSEFRYGSRPLPSLQGLDEGGRVLYMGTFSKVLFPSLRIGYLVVPPALADAFATGLSEMFRGGQILTQAVLADFIAEGHFVSHIRRMRGVYAERRETLLASINREFGDALPVHDGASGLHLVLGLPAGTNDVAVADLALANDVVTRPLSRYYQDDARRLPGLLLGYGHVETEQIAARFHTLAEAVRTIG
- the gabT gene encoding 4-aminobutyrate--2-oxoglutarate transaminase, encoding MNARDPQQNAQWNARRLAATPRGVGVMTDRYAERAENAVFWDVEGRRYIDFAAGIAVVNTGHRHPRLVQAVREQLDHFTHTAFQIVPYGSYVELAERLNTLTPGTHAKKTAFFTTGAEAVENAIKIARAHTGRPGVIALTGAFHGRTFMGMSLTGKVVPYKTGFGPFPGSIYHVPAPVALHGVSTQDALDAIQRLFKADIDPRQVAAVIFEPVQGEGGFYQMPADFVRAIRALCDEHGIVMIADEVQTGFARTGKLFAMEHTGVLPDITTMAKGLAGGLPLSAVTGRAEIMDAPAPGGLGGTYAGNPLAVASAHAVLDIIADEKLCERSAALGARLVDALNAAKAKQPRIAEVRGVGAMVAVEFNTPDGKPDADCTKLVQQRALEAGLLLLSCGVYGNVIRFLFPLTIEDAVFEEGLAILQRALEG
- a CDS encoding NAD-dependent succinate-semialdehyde dehydrogenase encodes the protein MTRTDLPSAPVTPPIALKDPGLWRTQAFVAGTWADADDGATRDVTDPATGRTIGTVPGMGAAETRRAIEAAQVAQRAWRKVSARDRAKILRKLADLMMEHQQDLAAILTAEQGKPLPEAAGEIAYAASFIEWFAEEARRIYGDTIPSPQGDRRIVVQKEPIGVSAAITPWNFPIAMMTRKVGPALAAGCSMVVKPALETPYSALAFAELAARAGVPAGLLSIVTGDSQAIGGELTSNPVVRKLSFTGSTAVGRLLMRQCADDIKKLSLELGGNAPFIVFDDADVDAAVEGAMIAKYRNAGQTCVCANRFYVQRGIYDTFAAKLADAVRALRVGNGTEPGVQQGPLIHMRAMDKVQQHLDDAVRQGARVLVGGKPHALSAQGGAFFEPTVLVDAKADMLVAHEETFGPLAALIPFDTEDEAVAAANDTEFGLAAYFYTRDLGRAWRVSDALESGMVGVNTGLISTAEAPFGGVKQSGLGREGSKYGIDEYLEIKYINMAGL
- the metX gene encoding homoserine O-succinyltransferase MetX gives rise to the protein MTDIQADPAVTAPDAAQADTSSPTAHQGKPANAIGLVVPERMHFAEPLQLRNGSQISGYDLMVETYGTLNADRSNAVLICHALNASHHVAGVHAEGEVGWWDNMVGPGKPVDTNHFFVIGVNNLGSCFGSTGPMSPHPETGLPYGARFPVVTVEDWVNAQARVADRFGIQQFAAVMGGSLGGMQALAWSLMYPDRLRHCVVVASTPKLSAQNIAFNEVARSAILSDPDFHGGDYYAHNVKPKRGLRVARMIGHITYLSDEDMAAKFGRELKADDIRFSFDVEFQVESYLRYQGDKFAEYFDANTYLLITRALDYFDPALAYGGNLTKAVAHTKASYLVVSFMTDWRFAPSRSRELVKALLDNKHRVTYGEIDAPHGHDAFLLEDARYHALVRAYYERIAQEIGA